TCTCCGTGCCTCTCAGGATACTCTGGCTTcttcccacagaccaaaaacatgcagcttaGGTTAATTGGAGACTCTAAATTGCTcataggtgtgaatgtgagtgtgaatggttgtttgTCTACTATATGTGAGCGCTTTTCCAGAGTGTACCTCTCGCTCAATGAAAGCTGGGATTGGATTCAGCCCCCTTGCAACCCTATGTAGGATAAGCAGTTTGGAAAATGGCTGGTTGGATGGatgatatataaatgtattgctatcattaaaacacattttaacttgtCATCTGATACCCTACCTCCTGCTATCGTTGTGAAAATGATCCGATTGAAACATTTCACCACACATACGTGCACCGCTGATGTAAAGAGAACTGCAGTTTTACAAATTTGTCAAAAGGCCTCACTAAAAATCAGCAGCTCATAAAAGAAaagccagaagaagaagatgaaaggAGCAGAGAGGCAACAGGTGTGACAAGTGAACCTGAACGCAGCACAGGTGAGGAGTCAGGCTGAGTAGCAAATACAACTTTAAGTAAGATTAGCACATTTACCAAGCTAGATAAGGCTATTACATTGCAACTTTCTAGTATTACTAATGCTTAAAATTGTAAAAAAGTGAATTTTTTAAGGTCTAAAGTCagcaataaaataatcagaCTGTTCCTATGATATCACCCTTTAtcagaaatggaggaagaaagatgagTATCCCCACGCATAGCAGGTCCACTCCTCCAGactcagagtcagagtcagagataGATGTGGAGGATGAGGCaatacaagaaaaaataaacaagcagGCCTATCAAATGACCCTGGACTACTGCCAGAAAATATGAGGGATGCTGACAGGGAGGAAATCATTCCACAGATATGCTTGGGAAAGACAGTCGCCTTTGCTGAGACTATAATGGGCGTAAAAGACTCAGACAGTGAGGCATTTGCCAAATTACGAGGGCCAGACTGGCTGACCTACAGTTACAGCGAGCTGGAAAACAAGTCACAGAGCGCTCTTAATTCtaaggaagaaataaaagtgtCGGAGATAAAGTGGCGCAAAATGTGCAGACAAGTTTCCAGAGTACGAAAGGAGTCTTGAACTACCAGCATTGCTactggaaaaggaaaaaaaaccttcagaatataattatatattttaaaaaatccattaaGAGAAAACTGGTCCAAAGACTGGACTCCAAATGATCGATGAAGAGTATATTTATCCGCTCACTCATGATTTGATGTTATAATTTAAAGCCTTTACAGGAAGTTCTTCAGCCAATGTTGAAgtgttgaatgttgaatattgatTTTTACGTGATTGGAAGgcgtttttttctcttcttgcttTGCTTTAAGGTAAAAAGAGGACAGTAAAGAAAGATGTCTTTAAATAACTGATTTGACTCATATTGAGTATATGCATGGGTCTATAACACTGGATTTAGAAGTGATTGTTATTGGTAGTAAAGTATTAATGGTATTAGAGCTAAaggtgggtgatggtggtgatagaGTGGGTGTAGATGCCCAGTTTTGGACCACAATGGAAATAAGCTATTGGGCTTTATTGTGTTTTGAAAACTACTGTATACAAGCTGATGATGCCTCCTGTTTGAGGCTGTGCAtacattatttatgtgtttatttgtgtcatATATCTTTTATattgttaataaataattaatcaattaaacaaTCAGTCCCTATATCCATACTTTCTAATGGCTGGCCTTTGCATTCCTATAAAGCCCTAAATATAAATGTGGAAATGTGGATGTCATGTTCTCTTTAAGTTATTTTATCTAATTTAATATCACCTTTATTCTCTAAAGTGACCCCTAAACCTTTATGTTCAAGTCTTTAATGCACACAGAAAGCATCAGTCCCAATTTCATGCTTCATACTAACTTATTCttcttttgaaatatttgtacagatattcatgttCTCTAAAAGGATGAAATCtactttttcttctcattttaattcacccagtactttgttttatgactAATTATCTCATTTTCATTATAATCTTGAAGTTGACCGATCGACGCTCAGAACTCATGAAGCATCCAAGCATTGAAGGTGTAAAATCAAAAAATACTCCAGTCTTAATATGATAATTCAAGACTGTAGACAAACAGACTCCCAATGCAACACacagcaacttttttttttttttttttttttttagaaaagcaATTTTAAAAGTCGTCAAGCAACATGATAagacaacaacatttttttggGTAAACAAAAGTTTGTCATGTAGAAAAAAGTCCTCCTAAATGTCATCAGTTGTCCAACCATGATGCACAGAATATTTcacagtgtgtttctgctctaaGGCAACATTAATGACACCATGTTGTTAGGACTTAAAATCTCAATCCAGTAGCCGTCAGGATCCTGAATGAAGGCCAGATTCCTCATTTTACCTGCAGATAGAGAAACATGGTTGTTGTTACTTTAATAAACATTGGATTGATTTGCATCCACTCTGAAAACTAACTTCAATAGtgattttccctctaaacttctcacatggtttcatctcaataaatgttcaaatgatccaaacACAAATTAAAGATTGGAGctaaagtccaaaaactgaaaacacatttgtgtatcagaactttgtttttttcttctctcctctcccgttaatcatctcaccacccctcacatttatctgctgaccctttggaggggccccacccctaggttgggaaccactggactaaactagctaactgtatataaagtagtgtaaactagctaactgtatataaagtagtataaactagctaactgtatataaagtagtgtaaactagctaactgtataaaaagtagtataaactagctaactgtatataaagtactgtaaactagctaactgtatataaagtagtgtaaactagctccacctccagcagctacaacagtaacatgttgctctaacactgatgattcactattaataatctaatgatgtcatatataataatatatcactacttttactgtaatactgcatactacaccactcttaatactgcagtacttttactgtaatactgcatactacatcactcataatactgcagtaatggagtattttttttaaattgctatATTGGTGCTATTACTTAAGAAAAGGatatttcttccaccactgctgacTTTGCATAAAGTGAGCAGTTTTATGTCGGCCTACTCTGACCTCCAGTTGACTGTGAGCTCCACCTCCTGGTTGAAACGTACATCAACCAAAGACATGAGGGTGTTGAACAGATTTCACCTGTTACATGCACATTTTCAATTTGTGCTTTATTTCTGTTCTCAATGCAGTTGCAAAGAGGAATTCTTTACCTACCAACTTTCAGTGCAACCTTTGAATGAAGTGGTTTAGATAATCTGAACAAACTGGTTTGCTTCTTCAGCTTGTGTTTGTTGCCTTGTGGTTAAGAGATGTTCAAAGAGTTTTCATAACCAGAGctacaaaaatattaataaccTGTAGTGTTCCTTTAAAGCTCTTATTGTGCCCGTTTATATCGAGCTCTCAAACAAGTTTCCAATTTAATGTACTCTAAACAGTAGACAAACAGTAAGTCTGGGACTTTTGAGGCCCTCAGGGCAGCTGCAAGGaatgtaaaatatttcctttttcatatAGCAGACTCTTCCCTGCGTTGTTTCCTGGACTGAACATACAGGGTTTGTGCAgtgttgaatgtgtgtgatCATGACtgtcaataaaatacataaaggaTGATGTCGCCCAGTGCAGCgatgtggctcactgatgtgtttttaatagtttttggagaACAACTGAGGTCTACGGCACATAGGAATAAAATTTATCAGATATAGAAAATCGCAGCCTCTTCCTTTAAGTTGCTTCTTAAGACTCACATTCTTACAAGTTTGATGAATGCACACTTTGACTTTTCCAAACACTCACCTGAGTCTGGTTTCTTCACAAACGTCACTCCTTGCTCCTCAAATACTTTGCAGGCAGCGTCAAGGTCTGGGACAGCGATGCCGATGTGACCTGCGGGTGTtacacccaaaacacacacacacacacacacacacacacacacacacacacattaagaatACAAACTGGGTGTCATCTCATCTGCAGTTTTAATAAAGGAGGCGAATGtggtaggagaaaaaaaacactaatactaataaaacaGTCTGATGAAAGTCATTATAAGTGAGTGAAACTTGGAAGATCTTCTCACCAAATCCTAGCGGCTCGTTGTTTCCGTTGTGATAAGACAGAGTTTCATCCAACTCTGAACCCCAGTtactgacagacagagaaacacaatgtGAGTTTCATtacagagctgcaatgattaatcaactaatcaacaGAAAAATTAATAAACTCATTAATTCTTTTTCTccaagcaaaaatgtcaaatattttttgGTTAAAGATATGATATCATAAATATGATATCATTTTCTTTGTCGTATATGATGGTAAATTGAATATCTAAAGGTTTTTGGACTGATGACATCAGCCCATTGGAGACATAACTGTGGCCtgtaaaaaaactgtaaatgcaATTCTTCCACAATATTTGCACttttggaagttttttttttttttttttttttttaaaaaggtaattcTTTGTAAGACTTTTCAAGACCTGCAGATTCCCTTCAAGTTAGTTCTTCCACACCGAActggttaaaaacatttccttAACGAGCTGCTTTGTGCACCGGGGCGTAATGAATTATAATGTTGAAACAGAAAGGgggacaaacacaaactgttcaCATGATGTTGGAAAGATGCTTTCATCTAAAAATATTACATGCCGACAAATGTTCCTTTCACTGGAATTAAGGAGCCAGAAAACAACCTCAGACTACAAGCATGTGTATAGTGTCTGAAAAACATTGATTTGGGAGGTTTTCCTCTTGTGTTTCAGGGTGTATAATGTACGTACTGTGTGAGCTCTAAGGTGGCTCTACGAGAGAAGGTCCACGCCGTCCTCTCCTTGATTTCAGCCGGGATCTCTGATTTGTCCTCATAACCCAGGAAGTAGAGGGTGAATCGCATCGAAGGGAAGTCGATTTTCTGGAGCAACCTGGAAACCAAAGAGGAGCCCATGAGGCCGAAAAGACCACCATGCTGAGTTCAAGTTTGaatttggggggaggggggggggggggggtcaggatCTAGAGAGAGGACTCACGTCAGGCCCAGGACTCGTGTGTAGAAGCCGAGTGATCGAGCCGGATCTTTGACCCTCAGCATGGTCTGCTGCATCATGTAGTCCTGCAGAGACAGATGTCAtcaagaaaacagaaacatgtgGCTCTAAATCAACTTTTTTTAGATGAACAATGAATCGAATGATAATGTGTAAGCTGAGAAGAGTTGAAGTAATAGTAAAGAAACCACAGAGTAGGAGTGGGcgatatgggcagaatcaaatatcacaatatttttgaccaaatacctcgatatatCGATATTTTCACAacattgtagggatgactatcgGTGCTTTCGCGAAACATTCAcgcaatgagatttttgatcaataatcatcactAATGTGGATATAAAGTAAGGTAAAGGGGATAAaggcagatgatgatgatgataagtCTGTTAAatcttttactgtaatgcctttaaaagcaggaaaagaacaacacttattccatatcatgATATCACGATCTTCAAAATAGAAGACGATATCTCtaaaatatcacgatatcgatataatattgatttattgcccTACCACAGAGAAGCCTTTTTAGCCTATTTTAGCTCATAGTTTTGGTTtcatgtcacattttagtaAGTAAAAGCTCTAAAAACTCTACTTCTCTCTATCCGCTCAGcaccaaagggttagggttagggttagggttagcagtcacagttagctgtagactagttGGTCTCCTAAATATCACATTCAGACGTTTTCACAGTTGCTTTGACAGATGTAACTTCTGTCTGAGTTATGTGCACAGGTAACTTTATTTTCCAAATGAATTAAGCTACATGTATATATAGATGTGTGTCTGAAGTCAGAAGGAGGAGCATGCATGCATTCAACATGCAGGCCTCTAGCAACAGATACCCAGATTCACATCCTGAGTCCTGTGTATTGAGGTTTAGGCGACGAGAGCACTTTGGTTCAGGTAATTGAAAGATAGTGGTGTtgcttaaatgttaaaaatgatgaGTGGTGTAA
This genomic interval from Scomber japonicus isolate fScoJap1 chromosome 17, fScoJap1.pri, whole genome shotgun sequence contains the following:
- the LOC128377525 gene encoding lactoylglutathione lyase-like encodes the protein MEGRGLSEEVVSAACKEGDPITKDYMMQQTMLRVKDPARSLGFYTRVLGLTLLQKIDFPSMRFTLYFLGYEDKSEIPAEIKERTAWTFSRRATLELTHNWGSELDETLSYHNGNNEPLGFGHIGIAVPDLDAACKVFEEQGVTFVKKPDSGKMRNLAFIQDPDGYWIEILSPNNMVSLMLP